A genomic stretch from Aerococcaceae bacterium zg-1292 includes:
- a CDS encoding selenide, water dikinase, giving the protein MTLRFSDILFIIVILVLVGYGIYFYLGRQRKDAINELEERKNRVMAVPIPDQLFTLKNMELSGQMKRKYESLVANWQTITNYQFSEIEAAIVGAEQFAEQMNIFKAKRVMDEASEMLDETESQVEALNLALQELLQVDTENSELNEQLLDRYHTARKSVLNHSFDYGPAIETLEKNLQYIELNFTKYNELTAAGDHLEAREMLSSIDSDMSSLEGILEKIPAMYNQIKNTYEDSIEDLRDGYQRMVDSHFNFGDVNIPEEIDAVQEKLNEAKNNIKSASLEEARTQMDKAEREINSLYDLMESEIAAKEYTDRHIKQLGDQLNQVSENIRYSGIEVDRIAQSYILHKNEIEQVSQLAEQVRLEMTRYTDLVQAIENRQAIYSQIESNLKKIKKHVDEIEEKQVEIVDGIAKMNVKEKEVKQNLDLYEMDLRNLKRKVEKHHLPGLHESYYSLFYKVTDQIEELAKNLNRVRVDIREVEALEAALIENLNQLEELTDTTVDDAMLTEYMIQHSNRFRYDYADVDAAIKEAQYLFHQEFRYQDSLAVIEKALRRVDQEAPTQVRRMYHKEKQNRIY; this is encoded by the coding sequence ATGACATTGAGATTTTCAGATATATTATTTATTATTGTCATTCTTGTGTTAGTAGGATACGGTATCTATTTTTATTTAGGTAGACAACGCAAGGATGCGATTAATGAATTGGAAGAACGAAAGAATCGAGTAATGGCAGTGCCGATTCCAGATCAATTATTTACATTGAAAAATATGGAATTATCTGGTCAGATGAAGCGTAAATATGAATCGCTAGTAGCCAATTGGCAGACGATTACTAATTATCAATTTAGTGAAATTGAAGCAGCAATTGTAGGCGCAGAGCAATTTGCTGAACAAATGAATATTTTTAAAGCAAAACGTGTGATGGATGAAGCAAGTGAAATGCTGGATGAAACAGAGTCCCAAGTAGAGGCATTGAATCTGGCATTGCAAGAATTGTTACAAGTGGACACTGAAAATAGTGAGCTAAATGAACAATTGCTTGACCGTTACCATACTGCACGTAAAAGTGTATTGAACCATAGTTTTGATTATGGTCCAGCGATTGAAACATTAGAGAAAAATCTTCAATATATTGAGTTGAATTTTACGAAATACAATGAGCTCACCGCTGCAGGAGACCATTTGGAAGCTCGCGAAATGCTGTCATCTATTGATTCTGATATGTCGAGCTTAGAAGGTATTTTAGAAAAAATCCCAGCGATGTATAATCAAATTAAAAACACGTATGAAGATTCGATTGAAGACTTACGTGACGGCTATCAACGAATGGTCGATAGTCATTTTAATTTTGGTGATGTGAATATTCCGGAAGAAATTGATGCTGTCCAGGAAAAATTAAATGAAGCCAAAAATAATATTAAAAGTGCCAGTCTGGAAGAAGCGCGTACGCAAATGGATAAAGCAGAACGTGAAATCAATTCCTTGTATGATTTAATGGAGTCAGAAATTGCGGCGAAAGAATATACAGACCGTCATATTAAGCAATTGGGTGACCAATTAAATCAAGTATCTGAAAATATTCGTTATTCCGGCATCGAAGTGGACCGTATTGCCCAAAGCTATATTTTACATAAAAATGAAATTGAGCAAGTAAGTCAATTAGCTGAGCAAGTACGCCTTGAGATGACACGTTATACAGATTTAGTCCAAGCGATTGAAAATCGACAAGCCATTTATTCTCAAATTGAATCTAACTTGAAAAAAATTAAAAAACATGTGGATGAAATTGAAGAAAAACAAGTTGAAATCGTCGATGGCATAGCCAAAATGAATGTGAAAGAAAAAGAAGTGAAGCAAAATCTTGACTTATATGAGATGGATTTGCGTAACTTAAAACGAAAAGTGGAAAAACATCATTTGCCAGGCTTACATGAATCGTACTATAGCTTGTTCTACAAAGTGACTGACCAAATTGAAGAGTTGGCAAAAAATCTGAACCGTGTTCGTGTAGATATTCGCGAAGTAGAAGCATTAGAGGCAGCATTAATTGAAAACTTGAATCAGTTAGAAGAATTGACTGATACAACAGTGGATGATGCAATGTTGACTGAGTATATGATTCAACATAGCAATCGATTCCGCTATGACTACGCCGATGTGGATGCAGCCATTAAAGAAGCTCAATATTTATTCCATCAAGAATTCCGTTATCAAGATAGTTTAGCGGTAATCGAAAAGGCGTTGCGTCGTGTGGATCAAGAAGCGCCAACACAAGTGCGCCGTATGTATCATAAAGAAAAGCAAAATCGTATTTATTAA